In Drosophila miranda strain MSH22 chromosome XR, D.miranda_PacBio2.1, whole genome shotgun sequence, the genomic window GGGGCTTTAAGGCAACTTTTGTCCTATTCTCAGGCGCTTAACTTTAAGGGGTTTCCTTCCTTATCCCTTACCTTGAACAATCCTTATACCCACAACCAATTTGGGCTAATGAAaaccgtgtgtgtgtgtctctgaGATTGGAATGGAATCCATGCAACTGCTGCAACAGGCTGAGAGTCCGAGAGATACTCTGCTCAAACAAAAGCAAGCCAGCCAGTGTAGAAACCATTGTTCTGGGTGATGGGCCAGGCCATGCATCTTTAATGACACCAACCAGGTGGGCCATCGGCATACCACCAAGGGGGACACATCCTGGACACATCCGGAGTGGGCCACGAAGTAGTGGAGTGTTCCTCATAAATGTTGCAAGCCCAAGAGTCTGAGTGCTCGCCCTTTTTGCTTGACTCATCAGCAGTTGGAACTATTAGCAGAAGAGTTACCAACACTGAAAGTTTCTAGTACTGGAAAGGATGGAAAATCTTTATATTTTTACCAACATTGAACGTTTCAAAGCTTATTTCCAAAAACAAAACTATTTTAAATAGATTCTAATATTTGTTGACCAACACTGTCCGTTCAAAACCTGCTCGCTGTGGTTGTGTTGGGCAGAGCTCTGGCAAGCATTGTGACTGAAGGGGCTTGGCTATTCCCCTACTTTCTGCTGGTTCGGGGCTGCCTACGAGCCTCCTGGCAAAGTGCCTCATATCACGCATAGGCAAACATTGCAGGGACCTCAAAATGCATTCAATTAACAATttctctctggctctggctctggctctggcataAAACTTTGCTGGCAGAAGCAGGCGACGCCACTGGAGGGGTATGCTAGGTGGAGGCTTTTAATCAAAAACTTGCATTTACCAAGTGGCAGGGTAACTTTTTGGGCCAAGTTTTGTGGCGGCGGCGCCAGAAGTGGGTAAACTTCTCCAAATTGTGACGTCGACAAAAGTCAAATCGTGCCGACGACTCCATAGCCCTCGAGGTCTCTCACATGCGCTCCTCAATGCTGTTGCAATCAACGGGAGAACAGCGGCAAAAGCAGAAAGACTTTGGAAATACCCTTTAGTCGGAGGAAGAACGATTATTCAATCAATGTTCCTCCTCTAAGAAATATGTTTCTTTCATGGAAATCTTAGGGATCAGTGCTTGTAGAGCTATTCTCATGTGAAATGTCTTTCGAAAGTACCCCGCGGGAGTAGAGTACCCCTATTTTAGCAATGTCAGTGGGAAAGCGAGCGCCGTAAATTGCCAGGCACTGGAAAGGAAAACTCAGAGCGTTAGCCAGAATGAAGCCGAAACCAAAGCCAAACACCCGCATGCCAAATGTAGTTCTGCCTTCTCCTACTGCAGTGCCTCACCCACTCCTCTTTCCCCATTCCCCCACTCCGCCAGTGTGCTTCTCAGGACTCTGTTTACCTAACACAGTCAggggctccagctccagctccagctttgGCTCTGGGCCTCGTGCCATTTAGCAAAAGTAATTAAGCGTCGATGCGTTTCATTTGTGTTACTTTTCTGGGCAATTACGGAGGAAAGTTTGAAGTTTTTCCccagtttttccgagttttgCAGTGCGGCGTAAAATGTTCATTGTTAATTGTAGACGGGCCggcgactgctgctgctgggcgtGGCCCCGCTCTGAGCCCTGATGGCGTCGATAGTCTGGTGGCACAAAAGTTTTTTCCGCTTGCTGCCAAGTGTCCCGCGAAATGGTGTCCTGGTGTATCGATTGCGTGGGGCTAAAGGGACGCAACAAGTGAAAGTCCAGCAGCAGCTATGCGGAGCCGTGGGTATAAACTCATTCCATTCCCATCATCAGGCTCATCATCATCAGGGTTCAACAATTTACCAACTACCGACTCATCTCCAGATTCAGATCCAGAGCCATCGCCAGTGCCATTGCCATCCGCATCCTCATGCTGATGGGCAGTGCAATGTGCAAAAAGTGTTTCTCATTAAAAAGTtgtttcacaattttattatcGTGTCGTTGTCGGTGATGTTGTCGTTTCTGTGCAGCTCATCCTCTTCCGTCAGGTGCGCTCTTTCATTGTCATGAGCCGGGGTGACAATGTCAATAAAGCAAACTTCGCCCCAAGGCAGCAGCCACCCCACCAACCAACCACCCAGCCACACCATTCAGAGAgtgagggagagagggaggagACCAGCCCCATCATCCAACCAGCCACCAGAGCAACAtcaaattatttttaaattactTGCAAAAATGGCCAGCGCAAGGAAACACGCAAAAAGTTATAATcgtaaaaaaatataaaaaaaaataataataaggcgagcagcagcagagagaaacaaaacaaaaccgtTTACGATCCCCTTGGGAGGAAGGGGAGAGGAAAGGGGAAAGGGAGACCAGGGTCTAGTTTTGCGTAGTTTTTGAGGAAACAATTTTCACAGAAATTAAGTTTTCCaaactccgactccgactaagccatgtgtgtgtgtccggCTCATGCATATTTGATCGTTTCATTAGCAAAATCCCTGACAAGGGATTAGCCTTTTGCCTGCCAGGACTCACAGGTTCAAAGGACTACCAGACTACCAAATATATTGGTGACCCCAAACTCTGCGATTCCTCTTAATTTTCCCTTAATTTCCCATTATTATTCCATCAGAAAAATACACACAGTTCCTCTTGGAGTGCAGCCTTATAGAAAAATTCACTCAGGGAACGCATTTTGTATGGGAACAAATGTCGGACTGGACAGCCACTTGGATTTGGGGATAACGATGGATCGGATTGGGCTGCACTAATAACTGCTAATTGAGAATTCTGTTGAAGGTAGTGGCCATGTTGTGGCCGTTGTTTTTGGTCATGCTCGTTGATAATACATATTGTTCGTAGAGCACTGTAGTTATCGCCCCATTTGCGTGATTAGATTGTCGCCTAACTCGGTCTCTCTCCGAGGTGCTCGTCATTGTGCCGTTGTGCCGCATGGGGCGGGTGTCTCTGTAGGCATTTGTCAGTATGCTCTCGAGCATAATGTCAACAAGAAGTGGATTTCTCAGACTCACGCTGCTGGTGTCGGCGGCTCTGTttgccctgctgctgctcctgaaCACGCTGCAACGCTCGGACCAGCTCCTGGTACCGACCCGGGCGGCCGACGTTGCCCGGAAAGAACCAAAGGCCACACCGCCGCCAGTGCAGGACGTGGAGGAGCCCATCGATGAGGCCCTGGTGCggcagctggagcaggagctgcCCGAGGTGGACTACGGCCTGTGGTATCGCGCCGCCAAGCCATTGGGCTACAAGGTGAACGCCACATGTGCCCCCTACCCGGATCCGCTCGACCTGCATCTGCACAACATTTACTGGCAGACCTTCCTCAACGGGAACGTGACCTTCCGCCTATATGCCGCATACCTGGATCAGCGGGCGGCCGTGAAGAGCCGCATAGTGCGAGTACTGGCCACGGCCAATCAGATCGGGAACGACTTTCCGCCCACCCACTGCCAGCTGTGGTACAAGGGCAACCGGGAGCCTATCTTCGTGAAGGTCAGCGAGTTCGTCAGCGTATGGGTCAAGAACTGGGGCCACACGCCGCAGCTTAGCTATCCGCATCTGCTCAGCTGTCCGGTACCCAAAGAACTGCCCCCAAATATCCTGGACTCCCTGCCCAGCACCGTGTCCCTGGTGGTCGAGCCTTGCGACAAGGCCAGCAACTCCCTGAGGGTGCACTTTGAGCTGCCCAAGCAGCGACCGAGCAGCAGCTCTACTTCCCTTTCCAACAGCACGGCGACCAACGCCAAAGGTCTGCTGAGCTTCGGGGTATGCCTCAAGGGCTTTGACTTTCCGTATGTGGACCTCTCGGAGCGCCTGATCGAGTGGTTTGAGCTGCAGCGACTGTTGGGCGCCTCGCGGGTTTATGCATACATGTACGACGTTCATCCGGCAGTGCAGCGGGTCCTGGACTACTACCAGCGGACGGGATACCTCGAGCTGCGGCCCCTGACCCTGGCCAACGGTATGCCCCGGCTGCGCCACTACCAgcacatgctgctgcagcagcgcCGGCTGGTGAAGCGACTGAACGAGCTGATACCCTACAACGACTGCTTCTACCGCAACATGTACCGGCACGACTACCTACTCAATGTGGACGTCGACGAGGTGATCATGCCGCTGGGCGAGCAGCGCACATGGCAGGATGTGGTGGAGCGAGCCCACCAGATAGAGAAGGCCAAGGGGGGGAAATGCGCCGGCAGCTTTACCTCGTTGTGTATGATCAATGCCTACTTCACGCGAGTGGTGCCCGAGGCGCACAACCACGAGGAGCAGGAGGCCGGCGAGCTGTACGTGCTGCAGCACACGCTGCGGCATCGCAACCACTCGCTGCCCGGACGTGCCACAAAGTGCTTCCACAACACTCGCTACTCCCTGACCCTGCACAACCACTTCACGCTCAAGTGGCTCTCGGGGGCCTGCAATCCGCGCACCGTCGACATCTCGGTGGCCCAGATGCAGCACTACCGGGAGCCGGATAAAAAATACGAGCTCTCCGAGCTGGTCGAGGATCGCAGTGCCTGGAGGTATGCCGAGGCCCTGCGCGCAGCCGTGGAGCAGGTGTGGCTGCACCTGGACGACGTCCAGGGCCAGAGCAACGATGCAGAGGAGCAGTCGGCGCTAGAAGCGGCCCTGGTCGAGGAGCAGGAGTCGGacctggagcagcagcagcagcaacagatgaTGCTGCATCCCCCAGTGCCCGTCGCTAAGAAATAGTCCTAACACACCAAAAATAGTTTTAGCATTattgtgtattttttttctaGTTATAGTTCTTGCTTAAACACCTATACTCAGAAGCTCAGTAGCTCAGAAGTCTgaagcccctcagccaaaTAGTAAAGTGATTTTCCAAGCGATGTCTCGCCCTCAAAAAACGTGAAAGAATGCACTTGCTTGGGGGCCTAATCGTGGTGCTATGTCTGGTTGTTCCATTGACACCTCATCCATCACACTCAACTCACCACTCTGTTTTTTGGGTGCTGTGATAATGATTAGCGATTGATTATACTACGAATGTGTTGGGGAGTTCCGGCTCGAAGAACTTTAATTAGAAGCTGCCGTAGGCCCTTATCTAATCGAGTCGAGGTGCGAGATCTGCGGCACTCTCACTCCGAGCACATATCACATCGCTTTAGTGGGGAATGCCATGGCTATGTCAATCGATTGAAGTCGGAAATATGTGCAAACATATTACACATCTATTTTCTATCCAACTATCAAGTACAGACCCAATAATCAATGATTGCATTCTATTTTTACTCTAGCGTTCTTTATCTAAATTGTGATTTGATTGATTGGTGAGATTTCTGTGAGCACTCCATGAGGACTTTATCTGCATCCAATTTGGCAAGCTTTCCATACGTTCTATTCGCGCAGAAGAAGAAGCTATGTATGTACTATTTTCTATCTATCTCTctccatttttatacccgatgcGCAAAAAGAGTATaggagtatattagatttgtaaaaggaagcgtttccgagcTCGCAAAGTATATAAATTCTTGaccagcatcaatagccgagtcggttgagccatgtctgtttgtccgtctgttcgtcctTATGTGCGCCTAGTACTCAGAGAGAGTGCTCAATGTTCTCCCTCGTTTGTTTTGGATAAGATGTGGCAAAATTAAACACTTCAGTGTGCTTTAAACATTGATTAATTTATGATTCTCATTTACAATTTTGATACCAAAAATTAGAGTCATTGAAACATTTGtataccgatactcaaaatgagtattggggtatattagatttgtggtaaaagtggatgtgtgtaacgtccagaaggaatcgtttccgaccccataaagtatatatattcttgatcagcatcaatagccgagtcgattgagccatgtctgtctgtccgtctgtccgtccatccgtccccttcagcgcctagtgctcaaagactataagagctagagcaacgatgttttgtatccagacttctgtgatatgtcactgctacaaaaatatttcaaaacttcgccccgcccacttccgcccccacaaaggacgaaaatctgtggcatccacaattttaaagatacgataaaaccaaaaacgcagaatcgtagaggatgactatatgttttagaatgtaagatctcaaccagatcgtataattattatagccagaatcaagaaaacaatttcattctttctcgctctgtctctctctaacacacaggtttcatggtcggttttgccaattgcaaaatatgagttcaaggatctcagaacctataagagccagagcaaccaaatttggtatccacactcctgtgatatcggaccttgaccgtttcgtgtccaaatttcgccacacccccttccgcccccgcaaaggacgaaaatctggggcatccacaaatctcagagactattaaggctagagtaaccaaatttggtatccgcacttctgttagatctcactataaaacgtatatctcagaatttcgccccacccccttccgcccacacaaaggacgaaaatctgttgcatccacaatattgcacattcgagaaaactaaaaacgcagataatgaccatatctatcagattgctgaatctggatcagatcagatcatttttatagccaataggaacaaatcaatttgcagtggctacgcagcgaccgacgtcacgctcagactgattttctgtctctctcgcacgcactctttgtcgtgtcgtttaatattagcagcgtctgccggaggagagccatactgacttagtatcgggtataaccgtagagttgcggtgtccgcagcaactcacaacgttccccctcgttttatggCTGAAATGCCGAAATTTCCACAAAACCAATACGATGACTGACTCATAATTGCTACCCAAAAAATGTTTTGGGAAGCAACAATTTAACCTCCGGACAgccactctttctctctcgcccACTTAAAACAATCTGATAACTCTTTTCTGCAGGAGCGATTAGAGCACATGGTATAATACTCGTACTTGGCCACAGATTCCCCTTAATTACTCAAGTCTAAGCCCGCTCATTAGCACACATTTATGACAACGATAAGCACCTCATTTACGATTATGTTGTGTGGCTATTATTGTGGCACACCACGCGTTATCACCTGATACCACGTTCTGTCGAACGGAGAGCCGAGACAGACACCCACTGTGCCAAAGCTCAGCCCGTGAGTATGCCTTGGATCTATGGCTTCGTCCATCATATGGGACTGCTCGTGAAAGCTTTTTTCCCATGATAAGCTCGAGGGGGAGGCGCACGCACCATCGATCAGCGAAAGTAGGCTCTTGGGATTCGTACAAGAGTAGGGGCTGTACGGGTATCTTATCAGAGAAGTAAACTAAATAGAGGGTGACCGCTCGCGTGattcatatatacatatgtacacatggaCAGATATGCGTCAGTCCAAGTCGGAAATCGGAAGCGGTGCGCAAATTTAAATGCACTTTTTCATTAATGTTAAATGGTAACAAAATGTTGTGGAACGCACCAAAATAGTTCATGGAATGTTTATTTACAGAGATTGTTTCAGCATAACGCTGCCTTTCACCCCAAATTCCTTTCACTTTCGCTCATCTTTCCGTCAATGAAATTTGAGAAGAATTCATTCAAAATCAGGCGAGAGGTATGATCCCTGTTCGTTTCATTCGCCCAGAATGATGTCCGTTCGCTTATGGACTCTTTTACAGCTGATAATCTTTTAGTTGTCCAGCCTCCAAGAAAAGAACGATTGCACAGCTGAGAATTCTCTTGGAGGAGAGTAAACTTTCAAAACCAATCCTCAAATTCCACCGATCATTCGATATGCGTCCGACGCCGCAACAACCTTGGACAGTCCTTCGATTGAGAGCCAAGCGTGCCTGTTTTCAGTAATCTCTCGTTTATTATGAGCAATTCCTTAGGAGACATTAAATTATATGGTACCAATACTCTCAATACTCACTACGgtagaaaaaaaaagtaatACATAATAAAGTGGTAGCACATATGCATGGGAACCATTATCCGGCCACCCTTTATCGCTATCGTTATCGCAATCGCTGACTGACCAAAcagaaacaaataaaaaaaatacaaaatataacCACTAAGGAGGGGCTGacgttgaagttcgccgaaaTACTATAAAAGATTTCTTTATCGGTCCGCGGATATGTATAGCGGGAGGGGAATGGGGTGCTAATGGTGGTATTCTGGCTCCTCAGTGGCGGATAAGAAGGGAGGTGAGGCCTAGAACCAGGGAACCCAGCAGGGTGGTGGAGGTGGAGAGGTCGCTGGCACCGCCACCAGTGCTGTTGCTGCGGGCGGCAAGGAGGACGGGCCGCTCGTTAGCGCGCGCCTCCATATAGGCCTGGCAGTCCGTCTCGTTCTTCACGAAGCGGAAGATGGACTGGACGACATTGGCGGGGGTGATCTCGGAGCACTGCTCCAGGTGGTGGAGGACGCAGGCCTCGAAGCTCTGCAGATCGACGCAGTGGGTGGGCGAGAAGAGCAGCTCGGGGCGACTCATGAGGTCGGCTACTTGGCCGTCCTTGGGGATGTACTGGTGGAAGGAGCGGTTCAGGCAGTTGCTGATTGCATCCTTGTTGGCCTCCAGGCACTCCGGACCTTGTTCGGCCACGAAGAGAGCGATCTGGTCGCCACCCCTCGAGCAGGCAAAGCCCAGGAGGGATGCTCCAATTCTCGCTATCGTCTCCTGCTGGCGCTTCTCCTCGCTGGTAAGGCACACCTGCATCTTCTCGTTAAACTCCTTGACGCACGCCTCAGCCTCGGGCGCCCGCAGGCAGTACTTGTGGAAGACGGTATCCAGCTCGCCCAAAGGCTTGGCCTCCTCCATCTCCGCCTGGAGGGCAGTCAGATTGGCCACGCCGCTGATGCAGGCGCTCATCTTGGCCGCCGCCTTCTCGATCTCCTGGTAGAAGGTCGCATTCTCCGCTCCCGTCACCTTCTTGCACTTCTCCCGGTACATCCGCTTGAGGTCCTCTGTGAATATACAGTTTTTGATTAGCAACACGATCCACATGTCTCTGGTCCGTCATATAACTCACCCACGCTGATGTTTGTGTTGCGGTATTCCGGTGGCAGGAACTGGGCCGAGAGTCCGCCCAGCTGACTGGGACTCAGCTGGGGAGTCGCTACAgcggggctggggctggccTGGACCTCGAGCAGGATGGCGCCCAGGGCGGCCATTAGGCACACGGCCATCAATGCGTACTGTTTCATGCTGGCAGTGGATCGTGGATCGTTGATCGCGGATAGGGGCTGGGGCTGCGTTCTGGTTCTGGGTTCGAGATTGGAGCCCGTCTGTGCCCGTTTCGAGTGCGCTTCGGCGAGTGAATGAATCCGACTTGTCGCCACGAAATGAAGCCCCACAGCGAAACGATTGCTGGCGGGACCAGAGTACAGTGGTTTGAGTCCATTCGAAGTGTAGATCATTAATTGGATCAGTCCCAGGATTCAGTAACGTTCAGGGAGTTACATCAATTGTCTTATCGATTCAATGATTTCCATTTCAATGATTGGTTTATCAATTACGAATGGACTGATGTATGAAAGTTAGATCAATGAGAGAAGGATTTAGTTTACCAGAAAATAGACATCAACCAATAGAAAATCTTAAATGAAATCCTCTCTCTCCTTTCCCTGCATTTCATATCTCTAAAAATGTTCTTATATGTATTTTTCCATCTTTCAACCCACTGTGCGATCGCGGCTCGTGCTTTGTTCAATCAGCCGACAGTGACATCATTCACACTTCGGGGGCACGGAACAGATttcgccactgccactgcctcaaTATGTGTCCGCATGtgtgagagtgtgtgtgtgtgaggcaAAGTACAAAGTTTCCCATGCATCCGCTTCTGCCGCGTACTTGCGTTCAGGTGTCAGTGAATGATTCACGATAAAATGTCCAGCCGAATGTTAAAGCCACGAATCGAAGGGATAGTCACACGGATAGCCACAGGGATAGTCATGGCTATAGATAGAGTCGACTATACATTATAAATTTGCCTTAAACATTGTGTTCTACTCATTTCCGATTGCTCGGGGCTCCGCTATCTTATCGGAGACCCTGCTTTATATGGCCATAACCAATATTGTATGTGTAAATATTATATCGCCAAAACGCACGTCGGgttctgttgctgttttctCTGTTTAGCAACCGACTGGGGCACCGACTGGCAACCCAGAGAAACAACAAGTACAAATACTagatgaaaaattaagaacaAAGCCGCAGCGTCAGCGATCAGCACTCAAGCTTCCCGATCGATTGCTGCGTTTGCGGAATAAGCaattcggttttttttttcgtctCGTCTCGGATTGCTTTCTGCTGCTTTACTGAATTTCAATTCATTTTCGCAACGGATTTCTTCATAAGTGTACATTGACTAAGAATCATAGGTGCAGTGCTCATGGAAATGGGAGCATTTCTgagaaaaacaaataaaaacccaACCTGAGAGACATCAGAGAGGGAGAGTCATTGGAGAGCTACGTATTTCCCGTCCACTGTAGATCTTGGACTCGGCTTGGTCTTGGACTAATTACTTGTCTGATCTTGTGCTTACCCGAAACCGGTTTACATAACGATCCGATCCACAGCCCCACAGCCCCACCATAGCCCCCACACACCCAAGCCCCCTGCCCTCCACTTAGTAGCACCGGACAAAGGTCGCTGGCAGTCAGCTGTCGGCGGACCGGCTGTCGACGTAACATTTGCCAGATAAGCTTTTATCATTTACAGCTTTTCGCTTGTCGCCGCATGAATGGGACAGAATGGAGCTGAGTGGGCGGTGGTTTCTAGAACGAAGAACGGAGGAACAGAGGAACGGAGAACGGAATAACATTTATGAGAAGAGTAGTCGTCATGTCCAATAGAACTCTGCTCGGATGGGGGATCGTTTGTTGAACATTTGCTGCAAGAAATTTAGTTATCCAGCTGGAAATCAAAATATTCATGTATTACTCGTAATTTGAAAGACATTTGAACCTCCAAGTATCGATTCAGCATAGACAGCACATCAAATATGTACTAATTCACAATATACCATACATGTGCTCTTATACGAGACTGACAGAATCTTTCTATTGCTTTAAGAGGTTTTCTTTCAGGTCATTTTATGAGTTTACATACAAACAAACATATTTACATTTCCTAGTTTCCTAGTAATGCGAAATGTTAAAAATCTTTAGCGAACTTTTGGGCGGATCTTTGgcttatttttatacccgatactcaaaatgagtattg contains:
- the LOC108150768 gene encoding uncharacterized protein LOC108150768, giving the protein MLSSIMSTRSGFLRLTLLVSAALFALLLLLNTLQRSDQLLVPTRAADVARKEPKATPPPVQDVEEPIDEALVRQLEQELPEVDYGLWYRAAKPLGYKVNATCAPYPDPLDLHLHNIYWQTFLNGNVTFRLYAAYLDQRAAVKSRIVRVLATANQIGNDFPPTHCQLWYKGNREPIFVKVSEFVSVWVKNWGHTPQLSYPHLLSCPVPKELPPNILDSLPSTVSLVVEPCDKASNSLRVHFELPKQRPSSSSTSLSNSTATNAKGLLSFGVCLKGFDFPYVDLSERLIEWFELQRLLGASRVYAYMYDVHPAVQRVLDYYQRTGYLELRPLTLANGMPRLRHYQHMLLQQRRLVKRLNELIPYNDCFYRNMYRHDYLLNVDVDEVIMPLGEQRTWQDVVERAHQIEKAKGGKCAGSFTSLCMINAYFTRVVPEAHNHEEQEAGELYVLQHTLRHRNHSLPGRATKCFHNTRYSLTLHNHFTLKWLSGACNPRTVDISVAQMQHYREPDKKYELSELVEDRSAWRYAEALRAAVEQVWLHLDDVQGQSNDAEEQSALEAALVEEQESDLEQQQQQQMMLHPPVPVAKK
- the LOC108153621 gene encoding 27 kDa hemolymph protein, whose amino-acid sequence is MKQYALMAVCLMAALGAILLEVQASPSPAVATPQLSPSQLGGLSAQFLPPEYRNTNISVEDLKRMYREKCKKVTGAENATFYQEIEKAAAKMSACISGVANLTALQAEMEEAKPLGELDTVFHKYCLRAPEAEACVKEFNEKMQVCLTSEEKRQQETIARIGASLLGFACSRGGDQIALFVAEQGPECLEANKDAISNCLNRSFHQYIPKDGQVADLMSRPELLFSPTHCVDLQSFEACVLHHLEQCSEITPANVVQSIFRFVKNETDCQAYMEARANERPVLLAARSNSTGGGASDLSTSTTLLGSLVLGLTSLLIRH